A window from Pedosphaera parvula Ellin514 encodes these proteins:
- a CDS encoding PA14 domain-containing protein: MRRSGLNTAESLAVDEAGDVYVSGHFGSGSLTSDTSFDGSGQWRVDVVSASVGISDIYIANAVLGGAGATSTNTSYWDKINFGSGSDGGFGGDAPFPNGVANNFVLHATGEIYIPSDGVYTFSSSTDDGTSLSIDGTQVLVYTGSRGVGTTTGAIFLTRGLHFADYIQFQGGGATSAELLFTPPGSPYVYWLQPTKLRDTQNKAYVAKFDGGLTVFKNAYFTASETPGSGGAFHELQYAQGWVYAVGSWQGVANNPDIGLKDTSVNGSTDIDIVKLDTDLKLKGRATVKGSANNEGYSVSPDDNGNIYVVGSYGPGSVDFTGNGDRSSTDPTKDRKFTSLSSPQTSLFVAQLNSNLDFQWVNQPTSPIPGSFSTASKVRWNSVLQRLFWTGFFANGSLTLGQPTTQVTLNGTQGFLTVLQPDGTFTERVLLTVISDYGNSVSQIKPFGGPLVGGNPTSTNQQYVIKGVPVTASVPKIIFRKGQVDVISDDQADTRISNNGYSVDNNVATGNAESYTFTITKDTSVTFNWQVDYALNIDSDLSGTVGTGDPAHGLAGISGISSLASGNPVPSVQKHWVAKSDTVIATIDSETMDLNNPGLPIKYVVTGYSAAGPANPLNSLQTNFISFSGNEVRRQVPQFVMNGPASIQYRWKLKIGVQVNTTGPQSSGWPLVKVLKDPGQTNSLPPAQSNGTGSGTFYFDEHTSVDIGTLKNQGVVQVKGWLNGDGYIFANTGALSNLTSSFTVTTTNGVQTYVSTRVPDLVRPGRVMWDYGDRIFEETVYIGNSVTFSTVDDPAVKAILRSDLSPDHVDVSEGPQGSTGNDMGIWDPQGKKYYPLRPGVVLSYWFTSGDPAARVIIRLTFKYPVSPHYRHIAGTPAVNLDPSTNDLVSFNSLKYTEPTTSAAVDSSNNFTATGPGNTVLLFNETSSSGRGGQIQTYRVRVVQTKKWNDQLPATQVAYIGQKITSAYDTAGLGTGYLFFKNARYNPFIYNRDTITGPIIPVNLFPTAGPTEQLVVVWYENRDKITWPYQAVQYTPAWPTPATGLNRIVLASRYGNESVAADGTDQIVTPAKMIGTNVIPVETTFNPARFQQLKIYNQPDSTIPGYNPNEEHALLAPSLRSAAISPRPMAAYALRDNDLNVTNRDASYTSDPYVLVQFFDALDQEFKMKVYNIVRAATNLNAGDLSYEYSFNQEMNAGEPVIPFYPLVSVIGATPSAATYGRDGQPTAQRCFWKDHKGTGWAVSGDGFFYMYFYYPLSPDFWWPAADNKQPGDSVAWLSNTPRDTNAFFNIDYTRNDQNPTAQKILYTTSWPQNVPVLKVGETLTFPGGEYHADNPITTVIDDNGDLVTEDTPGLPGVVGWAAGEIIYDTLNPVMNDQTIFDRYTARLFPALEERTVDLPVNQFPDLLLPANKRTQVKNGNYAFVELPSSLQKRVYYDPLRAKLVMKGFLNDKDIADSTLTASPPAVYVLEPNVLTLQEKAILDGTAAGSPFADLQGGAFALAMDTLFDLCRNPNQLDKGSNGVDQAYRVGLEQKIKRQINGLPITQTNSGIVSYVRDASKGAEQQALGPGLALVANPAFLDPNDSTQISYVTVAENNSDSLGSSPVVLHIVKVDKSQRYRGAIKTILSDNVFDENIVLRHTADFGGNADDLVFEWWYRPEDGTTALTPDRQGPPSPWKLFADPSGNLGNGFYQLTLKGNPSAPEALLADTLFFVRYRHKNEVTSGVNWEVPQPNGESRCVLNDCKPGIPYDWAGAGNSTPQDLNQDGLPDYKPQLAEGWIKRVLDAVNPYEARINDFTGDSPATYSSMIEELGARYEGPVALNPDKNVIENVGLIALYETILQRGRGLSIDLSTPVSTPAIANALELASTRLGDFYMLLGNEAYSDSQNPTIGYGSDSVQYGSLAPSVFAFQNQVSSLLEEELALLRGQDDNKAAPVYNRLFWNFTKGEGEAAYAMKYNISDMNKDGFIDENDAMILYPQGHGDAWGHYLSAIKMQYELLRQPYFNWVSRSEFYNLQDIVIPVDFLDERKFAQIAAAKAKAGSEIVNLTYRDKYVADPNGQWQGYTDTDKTRAWGVEEWARRAGQGAYFDWISANSLLPAVHPNTNYTGIQKVDRTTVQDIVLVSASLQAIQTKVDEVNNGNNPLGLENGSLSFDIDPPTLDVTNPTTAPGNGQTLFDQMYQRALAALGNAKITFDNANQLNNLIRQVANSQAAFQDQVYQQDVSYRNQLIEIFGTPYDGTIGSGKAYPAGYQGPDTMLYMYVDVNNVNDSTVPQPPASYYDAYKNQITGDAKVVNGVDNSWKTTYNLTFLNENQITNSINYSDFSDTNSFPLVNQLQNLNLPIMASGYTYTAPSDWGSRQSPGALQDIINQMVQAQADLNTAISDWDGTQYSMISSLQMINAKFDYNQKIRDNMKGQIAYDSVMGALGLTFKSISAVSELSSEIADGIGATAAMMFPTTTPTVGLAVSLGDALAPARGAIKGVGFSAKTTFIGFKLLFDKLADGTDLAKSIGDSIFALEIDGDERDLDLIQNLSELQINSYNESSARVVVFKQVQVLSELSDQYRSKLAEGFRLMEERTAYNQRVAAQTQKNRYQDMTFRVSRNAALEKYRSAFDLAARYTYLAGTAFDYDTNLGWDDAGSPADILTDIVRQRTIGLIGSNGQPAVGAGGLAEDLAKLQANYQVLKTRLGINNPQIEEATFSIRSEALRILSTNTSDATWVSTLRNSAIYKSDLWQVPEYRRFCRPFSSATNGAQPGLVITFSTQIRPNKNFFGWPLGGKDSSYDPSVYATRISSAGVWFSGYDTVNLPQTPRVYLIPIGQDIMTVPTSPDLAVRLWDVVDQNIPVPYPADSANLNDPTYKPLTDSLSGSYGDIRRFSSFRAFGFDHSQLSAFEQGSLIYNARLTGRSAWNTKWMLIIPGATFNADPTHGLDLFINSVKDIKLIFNTYGYSGN, from the coding sequence ATGCGCCGATCAGGTCTGAACACTGCCGAATCTCTGGCCGTGGACGAAGCCGGCGATGTTTACGTAAGCGGTCATTTTGGCAGTGGCAGTCTGACCTCGGATACTTCCTTTGACGGTTCCGGTCAATGGCGGGTGGATGTTGTTAGCGCTTCCGTCGGTATCTCTGATATCTATATTGCCAATGCCGTGCTGGGGGGAGCCGGTGCGACCTCCACCAATACCAGCTATTGGGATAAAATAAACTTTGGTAGCGGCAGCGACGGAGGTTTTGGTGGAGATGCCCCCTTTCCGAACGGTGTGGCTAACAACTTCGTTCTCCATGCCACCGGCGAAATATACATTCCTAGTGATGGGGTTTATACCTTTTCCAGCAGCACTGATGACGGTACAAGTCTGTCAATCGATGGCACCCAAGTTCTCGTTTACACTGGCTCGCGTGGTGTTGGTACAACCACCGGTGCAATTTTTCTAACACGTGGACTTCATTTTGCGGATTACATCCAATTTCAAGGCGGTGGTGCCACCTCGGCAGAATTGTTATTCACTCCTCCAGGGAGTCCCTACGTCTATTGGTTGCAACCGACCAAGTTAAGAGATACCCAAAATAAAGCCTATGTGGCCAAGTTTGATGGCGGTTTAACAGTATTTAAGAATGCTTATTTTACTGCCTCCGAAACGCCCGGCAGTGGCGGTGCTTTTCATGAATTGCAATACGCACAAGGCTGGGTTTATGCCGTCGGCTCCTGGCAAGGTGTGGCCAACAATCCTGATATTGGCTTGAAGGATACGTCCGTCAACGGCTCCACTGATATTGACATCGTAAAACTCGATACGGATTTGAAGCTCAAGGGGCGCGCCACTGTTAAAGGCAGCGCGAATAATGAAGGCTATAGCGTGAGTCCGGACGACAATGGAAATATCTACGTGGTAGGGTCCTATGGTCCTGGCTCGGTTGACTTTACCGGCAATGGGGATAGAAGCAGCACGGATCCAACGAAGGATCGCAAATTTACTTCGCTTTCATCGCCGCAAACCAGTTTGTTTGTAGCTCAACTTAACTCGAACCTGGATTTTCAATGGGTCAACCAGCCGACCAGTCCGATTCCCGGATCATTCTCCACCGCATCCAAGGTGCGTTGGAATTCAGTCTTGCAACGCCTCTTTTGGACTGGCTTCTTCGCCAACGGCAGCCTCACCCTGGGACAGCCCACAACTCAAGTTACGTTAAATGGCACACAAGGTTTTTTAACTGTGCTTCAACCGGACGGCACCTTTACCGAACGTGTTTTGCTGACCGTGATTTCCGATTATGGAAACAGCGTGTCACAGATTAAACCCTTTGGTGGTCCGCTCGTTGGCGGGAACCCAACTTCCACTAATCAACAATATGTTATCAAAGGGGTTCCGGTAACCGCCTCGGTGCCGAAGATCATTTTCCGCAAAGGACAGGTGGATGTCATTTCTGATGACCAGGCCGATACCCGTATTAGCAATAACGGCTATTCAGTGGATAACAACGTGGCCACTGGCAATGCGGAGAGTTATACCTTCACAATCACAAAGGATACTTCTGTCACATTCAACTGGCAGGTGGATTACGCCCTCAACATCGATTCAGATTTGTCCGGCACGGTCGGCACGGGCGATCCTGCCCACGGTCTAGCCGGAATTTCTGGTATTTCTTCCCTGGCATCAGGAAATCCTGTCCCATCAGTTCAGAAACATTGGGTGGCAAAGAGCGATACCGTAATCGCCACCATCGATTCCGAGACCATGGATCTTAATAACCCCGGCTTGCCAATCAAATACGTGGTGACAGGTTACAGCGCGGCCGGCCCGGCAAATCCTCTGAATAGTTTGCAAACCAATTTCATTAGCTTTTCCGGCAACGAAGTCAGGCGACAGGTTCCACAGTTCGTCATGAATGGACCCGCTTCCATTCAGTATCGCTGGAAGCTCAAGATTGGTGTGCAGGTCAACACAACCGGCCCACAATCCAGTGGCTGGCCTTTGGTGAAGGTATTGAAGGACCCCGGGCAGACCAACAGTCTTCCTCCAGCACAATCGAATGGGACAGGGTCAGGCACCTTCTACTTTGATGAGCACACTTCGGTGGATATTGGAACTTTGAAAAATCAAGGTGTGGTCCAGGTGAAGGGATGGTTGAACGGGGACGGCTATATCTTTGCCAACACTGGAGCTCTCTCCAATCTGACTTCATCATTTACGGTCACCACCACCAACGGGGTGCAAACCTATGTCTCCACGCGAGTGCCTGACCTCGTCCGGCCAGGTCGCGTCATGTGGGATTACGGCGATCGCATTTTCGAAGAAACAGTTTATATCGGAAATTCGGTAACCTTTAGTACCGTTGACGACCCGGCAGTAAAAGCGATTTTGCGATCGGATTTATCACCTGATCATGTGGATGTGAGCGAGGGGCCTCAGGGAAGTACTGGCAATGATATGGGCATCTGGGATCCGCAAGGGAAGAAGTATTATCCGCTCCGTCCCGGCGTGGTCCTGTCCTACTGGTTCACGTCAGGCGACCCGGCAGCTCGCGTGATTATCCGGCTGACCTTCAAGTATCCAGTCTCTCCTCACTATCGACACATTGCCGGCACCCCCGCCGTGAATCTGGATCCGAGCACAAACGACCTTGTGAGCTTTAATTCCTTGAAATATACCGAGCCCACCACGAGCGCGGCGGTGGATAGCAGCAATAATTTTACGGCTACCGGTCCTGGCAACACAGTCCTGCTGTTTAATGAAACCAGCAGCTCTGGTCGTGGTGGCCAGATTCAAACTTACCGGGTTCGTGTGGTGCAAACCAAGAAGTGGAACGATCAACTGCCCGCTACCCAAGTGGCTTACATCGGACAGAAAATCACCAGTGCCTATGACACCGCCGGATTGGGAACGGGGTATTTGTTCTTCAAGAATGCGCGATACAATCCGTTTATTTATAACCGTGATACCATTACCGGGCCAATTATACCGGTGAACCTTTTCCCCACCGCTGGACCGACCGAACAACTCGTGGTGGTGTGGTATGAGAATCGCGATAAAATTACTTGGCCCTACCAGGCAGTGCAGTACACGCCTGCCTGGCCAACCCCGGCAACGGGACTGAATAGGATTGTGCTTGCCAGTCGGTACGGCAATGAAAGCGTGGCTGCCGATGGTACTGATCAGATTGTGACTCCTGCAAAGATGATTGGCACCAATGTCATACCAGTCGAGACAACTTTCAATCCGGCACGTTTTCAACAATTAAAAATTTATAACCAGCCGGATTCCACGATCCCGGGTTACAATCCAAACGAAGAACATGCACTGCTTGCTCCTTCGTTGCGTTCAGCCGCGATTTCTCCCCGTCCCATGGCTGCCTATGCCTTGCGCGACAACGACCTCAACGTGACCAATCGCGACGCCAGCTATACTTCCGATCCTTACGTGCTCGTCCAGTTTTTCGACGCTCTGGATCAAGAGTTTAAGATGAAGGTGTATAATATTGTTCGTGCAGCAACCAACCTGAATGCCGGCGACCTAAGTTATGAATATTCCTTCAACCAGGAAATGAATGCAGGTGAACCCGTCATTCCTTTCTATCCATTGGTGTCCGTAATTGGAGCCACGCCTTCTGCAGCCACCTATGGCCGCGACGGTCAGCCGACTGCACAGCGTTGTTTTTGGAAGGATCATAAGGGAACCGGTTGGGCCGTTTCCGGCGATGGCTTCTTTTACATGTATTTCTATTATCCCTTGAGCCCGGATTTCTGGTGGCCTGCGGCGGATAACAAGCAACCTGGAGATTCTGTGGCCTGGTTGTCAAACACTCCGCGTGATACAAATGCCTTCTTTAACATCGATTATACACGGAATGACCAGAATCCCACAGCACAGAAAATTCTGTATACCACCAGCTGGCCGCAGAACGTGCCCGTGTTGAAGGTGGGCGAGACCCTAACCTTCCCCGGCGGCGAGTATCATGCCGACAATCCAATTACGACAGTTATCGATGATAACGGGGACTTGGTGACCGAAGATACCCCGGGATTACCCGGAGTTGTCGGTTGGGCAGCAGGAGAGATCATTTACGACACGTTGAATCCAGTCATGAACGATCAGACAATTTTTGATCGTTATACTGCCAGATTGTTCCCCGCCTTGGAAGAACGCACAGTCGATCTGCCCGTAAATCAATTCCCGGATTTGCTGCTGCCTGCTAACAAACGCACTCAGGTCAAGAATGGAAACTACGCGTTTGTCGAGCTTCCCTCCTCCCTGCAGAAACGCGTATACTACGATCCTCTCCGTGCGAAGCTCGTAATGAAGGGATTCCTTAATGACAAGGATATCGCCGACTCAACCCTCACGGCTTCGCCGCCCGCTGTTTATGTGTTGGAGCCGAATGTCCTGACGCTTCAGGAAAAAGCAATTCTTGATGGCACGGCTGCGGGCAGCCCATTTGCTGATTTGCAAGGTGGCGCCTTCGCCTTGGCTATGGATACCCTTTTCGATCTCTGCCGCAACCCAAACCAACTAGATAAAGGTAGCAACGGTGTAGACCAGGCTTATCGCGTAGGTTTGGAACAAAAAATCAAACGGCAAATCAACGGACTTCCGATTACACAAACCAATTCCGGTATCGTTTCGTATGTGCGTGATGCCTCGAAGGGTGCCGAACAGCAGGCGCTCGGGCCAGGCTTGGCCTTGGTAGCTAACCCGGCATTCCTTGACCCCAATGATTCAACCCAGATTAGCTATGTAACGGTTGCAGAAAACAACAGTGATAGCCTGGGTTCCTCCCCGGTGGTGCTTCACATCGTCAAGGTGGACAAGAGCCAGCGGTATCGCGGCGCGATCAAAACCATCCTCTCGGATAACGTTTTTGATGAGAACATTGTCCTGCGTCATACGGCTGATTTCGGCGGCAATGCCGATGATCTCGTGTTTGAGTGGTGGTATCGCCCCGAAGATGGTACCACTGCCTTGACACCTGATCGTCAGGGACCGCCAAGTCCGTGGAAGCTTTTTGCTGATCCTTCCGGAAATTTAGGTAACGGGTTTTATCAATTGACGTTGAAGGGCAATCCAAGTGCTCCGGAAGCTTTGCTGGCCGATACGCTCTTCTTTGTCCGTTATCGTCATAAGAATGAAGTGACGAGCGGTGTGAACTGGGAAGTGCCACAACCCAACGGCGAGAGTCGTTGTGTGTTGAATGATTGCAAGCCGGGCATACCTTACGACTGGGCAGGCGCAGGCAATTCGACCCCCCAGGATTTGAATCAGGATGGGTTGCCTGATTACAAACCACAACTGGCCGAAGGCTGGATCAAACGGGTGTTGGATGCAGTTAACCCTTACGAAGCGCGCATCAACGACTTCACGGGAGATAGTCCGGCAACTTACTCCAGCATGATTGAGGAACTCGGCGCCCGCTATGAAGGACCGGTCGCCTTGAACCCGGACAAAAATGTGATTGAGAATGTTGGACTGATCGCGCTGTATGAAACGATCCTCCAACGTGGTCGCGGCCTGAGCATTGACTTATCAACGCCTGTTTCCACCCCCGCCATCGCGAACGCGCTGGAATTGGCCTCCACCCGTTTGGGAGACTTCTATATGTTGCTCGGCAACGAAGCCTATTCGGATTCCCAGAATCCCACCATAGGCTACGGCAGCGATAGTGTGCAATATGGCAGTCTGGCACCTTCTGTCTTTGCGTTCCAGAACCAGGTTTCCTCCCTCTTGGAGGAGGAACTGGCCCTGCTCCGTGGCCAGGACGACAACAAGGCAGCGCCCGTTTATAACCGCCTGTTCTGGAATTTCACCAAAGGTGAGGGTGAAGCAGCCTACGCGATGAAGTACAACATCAGCGATATGAACAAGGATGGCTTTATCGACGAAAACGATGCGATGATTCTCTACCCACAGGGGCATGGAGACGCATGGGGCCATTATTTGAGCGCCATAAAGATGCAATACGAATTACTGCGCCAACCCTACTTCAATTGGGTCTCGCGTTCAGAATTTTACAACCTGCAGGACATCGTGATTCCTGTGGATTTTCTGGATGAACGCAAATTTGCGCAAATCGCCGCCGCGAAAGCCAAGGCCGGCTCGGAAATCGTCAACCTGACTTATCGCGACAAGTACGTCGCTGATCCAAACGGTCAGTGGCAAGGCTATACTGATACTGACAAGACCCGCGCCTGGGGTGTTGAAGAATGGGCTCGGCGTGCAGGTCAGGGCGCTTACTTTGATTGGATATCCGCCAATTCATTGCTGCCAGCAGTACATCCCAATACCAATTACACAGGTATTCAAAAGGTCGACCGGACCACAGTGCAGGATATCGTGCTAGTCAGCGCAAGCCTTCAGGCCATCCAGACCAAGGTCGACGAAGTAAACAACGGCAACAACCCGCTGGGGTTGGAAAATGGTTCACTTTCATTTGACATTGATCCTCCCACTTTGGATGTCACCAATCCAACCACCGCACCTGGCAATGGACAAACCTTGTTCGATCAGATGTATCAACGGGCACTGGCGGCACTGGGCAATGCAAAAATAACCTTTGATAATGCGAATCAGCTTAACAACCTGATCCGACAGGTTGCGAATTCCCAGGCGGCATTTCAGGACCAGGTGTATCAACAAGATGTCTCATATCGCAACCAACTCATCGAAATTTTTGGCACCCCGTACGATGGCACAATTGGTTCAGGCAAGGCTTATCCAGCCGGATATCAAGGGCCGGACACGATGCTCTATATGTATGTGGATGTGAATAACGTCAACGACAGTACGGTTCCACAGCCGCCCGCCTCTTACTACGACGCTTATAAGAATCAGATTACGGGCGACGCCAAAGTAGTCAATGGTGTCGATAATAGTTGGAAGACCACGTACAATTTGACTTTCCTCAACGAAAATCAAATTACCAATTCCATTAATTATTCGGACTTCTCGGACACGAACAGCTTCCCGCTCGTGAATCAGTTGCAAAATCTTAACCTGCCAATCATGGCGTCGGGTTATACCTACACTGCACCGAGTGATTGGGGAAGCCGCCAGTCACCAGGCGCACTCCAGGACATCATCAATCAAATGGTGCAGGCCCAGGCAGATCTCAACACTGCAATTAGCGACTGGGACGGCACGCAGTATTCGATGATTTCCTCTCTGCAAATGATCAATGCCAAGTTTGATTATAACCAGAAGATTCGCGACAACATGAAAGGCCAGATTGCCTATGACTCTGTCATGGGAGCCCTGGGGTTGACCTTCAAGAGTATTTCCGCTGTCAGCGAGTTGTCGTCTGAGATTGCGGATGGCATAGGCGCGACAGCGGCCATGATGTTTCCGACTACCACGCCCACAGTCGGTTTGGCAGTATCTCTCGGTGACGCATTGGCCCCCGCCCGGGGAGCAATCAAGGGAGTAGGTTTTAGTGCCAAGACAACGTTTATCGGCTTCAAACTGCTGTTCGATAAACTGGCAGACGGTACCGATCTGGCTAAGTCGATTGGTGATTCCATTTTCGCTTTGGAAATCGATGGCGATGAAAGGGACCTGGATCTGATCCAAAATCTTTCAGAACTCCAAATCAATTCGTATAACGAGTCCAGCGCACGCGTGGTGGTGTTCAAACAGGTGCAAGTGCTCTCTGAACTCTCTGATCAATATCGCAGCAAACTGGCCGAAGGGTTTCGCTTGATGGAGGAACGGACAGCCTACAACCAACGCGTCGCGGCTCAAACCCAAAAGAATCGTTATCAGGACATGACGTTCCGGGTTTCCCGCAATGCGGCCTTGGAAAAATACCGGTCTGCTTTTGATCTCGCGGCTCGTTATACCTACCTCGCCGGCACGGCTTTCGATTATGATACCAATTTGGGATGGGATGATGCCGGTTCCCCGGCGGACATTCTTACCGATATCGTTCGTCAGCGGACAATCGGTCTGATCGGCAGCAACGGCCAGCCGGCGGTTGGGGCTGGAGGACTGGCGGAAGATCTTGCAAAACTGCAGGCAAACTATCAAGTCCTGAAGACTCGGCTGGGCATAAACAATCCGCAAATTGAAGAGGCCACTTTTTCAATTCGCAGCGAGGCTCTGCGCATCCTGAGCACTAATACTTCCGATGCCACCTGGGTTTCCACTTTGCGCAATTCGGCCATATATAAGAGCGACCTTTGGCAAGTACCCGAATACCGTCGTTTTTGCCGCCCCTTCTCCTCGGCCACCAACGGCGCACAACCTGGTCTTGTTATCACATTCAGCACCCAGATCCGTCCGAATAAAAACTTTTTCGGCTGGCCGCTTGGCGGCAAGGACAGCAGTTATGATCCGAGTGTCTACGCCACCCGAATCAGTTCTGCCGGTGTCTGGTTTTCCGGCTATGACACGGTCAACCTGCCCCAGACTCCCCGTGTTTACCTAATCCCCATTGGTCAGGACATCATGACAGTTCCGACCAGTCCGGACCTCGCAGTTCGGTTGTGGGATGTGGTGGATCAAAATATCCCGGTGCCTTATCCGGCGGATTCCGCCAACCTGAATGATCCAACTTACAAGCCGCTGACCGATAGTCTTAGTGGCTCTTACGGAGACATTAGAAGGTTCTCCAGCTTCCGCGCCTTTGGCTTCGATCACAGTCAGCTGAGCGCATTCGAACAGGGAAGCCTGATTTATAACGCTCGCTTAACAGGACGCTCGGCATGGAATACGAAGTGGATGTTGATTATTCCTGGGGCCACCTTCAACGCAGATCCAACGCACGGCCTCGACCTGTTCATCAACAGCGTCAAGGACATCAAACTCATCTTTAACACTTACGGGTATTCCGGAAACTGA